The Pyrococcus kukulkanii genome contains a region encoding:
- a CDS encoding PadR family transcriptional regulator — protein MEAIEKLRKELRAGLYSYLVLLILEREGELHGYGIRKKLEELTNGRLVPSEGTLYDLLKSLKKYKLIEDRLVLVGKKPRRYYKLTTQGKEVLEELKEEVRGIIKILEVVV, from the coding sequence GTGGAGGCCATTGAAAAGCTGAGGAAGGAACTAAGGGCTGGCTTATACTCCTACCTAGTGCTCCTCATCTTGGAGAGAGAGGGAGAACTACATGGGTACGGGATAAGGAAGAAGCTTGAAGAACTCACTAATGGAAGGCTCGTCCCCAGTGAGGGAACCCTTTATGATCTGCTGAAGAGCTTGAAGAAGTACAAGTTGATAGAAGATAGGCTAGTCTTAGTTGGCAAGAAGCCTAGGAGGTATTACAAGCTCACCACCCAGGGAAAGGAGGTTTTAGAGGAACTTAAGGAGGAAGTTAGGGGAATAATTAAGATTTTGGAGGTGGTAGTTTGA
- a CDS encoding SdpI family protein, translated as MIWLGLMMLIIGVLTLAVRNNQNPFIGVRFSYTYLSKEAWRRANTIAGILSVILGVVVLIQSYIGASKSVVFSTFAIGMFLIAISTYSIARKAYEVETMKEEPQGEIEEMSPGFPKVIYLQWFMIPLGIAIKLPLEDIFLIAMVPVMSTIVARDPLLLRLPGKLRDIRMALYAVTLLQVAFLIYGKF; from the coding sequence TTGATTTGGCTTGGCTTGATGATGCTTATAATTGGAGTTCTGACTTTAGCGGTGAGGAACAATCAAAACCCATTCATTGGGGTTAGGTTCTCATATACGTACCTTTCCAAGGAGGCTTGGAGGAGAGCAAATACAATAGCCGGTATCTTGAGCGTAATCCTGGGAGTTGTGGTTTTGATTCAGTCCTACATCGGGGCCAGTAAGAGCGTTGTATTCTCAACTTTCGCCATTGGCATGTTCCTCATTGCCATTTCAACGTACTCAATAGCGAGGAAGGCTTATGAGGTAGAGACCATGAAAGAGGAGCCCCAAGGAGAGATAGAAGAAATGTCCCCAGGATTTCCCAAGGTTATCTACCTCCAGTGGTTCATGATACCCTTAGGCATCGCTATAAAGCTTCCCCTTGAGGATATATTTTTAATTGCCATGGTTCCAGTGATGTCAACTATCGTTGCTAGGGATCCCCTCCTGCTTAGATTGCCCGGAAAGCTAAGGGATATTAGGATGGCACTCTACGCTGTTACCCTGCTTCAAGTGGCCTTCCTTATTTACGGAAAGTTTTAA
- a CDS encoding YbjQ family protein, producing METIEGVIVVTTETIPGYRIVEVKGIARGGIVRATHLGRDILAVFRNIKGGEVKEYTQMMAEAREEALRRMALHAKQLGANAVVNVRFATSNVSSGMAEVYAYGTAVVIERE from the coding sequence ATGGAGACGATAGAGGGGGTTATTGTAGTCACTACCGAAACAATCCCTGGGTACAGAATAGTTGAGGTTAAGGGCATAGCAAGGGGAGGAATCGTTAGGGCCACACACCTTGGAAGGGATATTCTCGCGGTTTTCAGAAATATAAAGGGCGGGGAGGTTAAGGAGTACACACAGATGATGGCAGAAGCTAGGGAGGAAGCCCTCAGAAGAATGGCCCTGCACGCTAAGCAACTCGGCGCAAATGCTGTCGTCAACGTGAGGTTCGCAACTTCAAATGTATCTTCCGGAATGGCCGAAGTTTATGCTTATGGCACCGCGGTGGTCATTGAGAGGGAGTGA